A stretch of the Candidatus Eremiobacteraceae bacterium genome encodes the following:
- a CDS encoding 1,4-alpha-glucan branching protein domain-containing protein produces the protein MSAIPAPSIIRSSARTGRADTFVLALHAHLPFVRKAGRWPFGEEWLYEAMAGTYLPLLGVFERLAHDGVAARAAVGITPVLLEQLADPYLQDGFTEYAARVAAAADVDAENAADSGQSARAALARDHARRYRELAADFTARGGDIVAGFASLAQAGRIEILTSAATHAFLPLLATESLVRAELRVGVETTRARLGVAPAGIWLPECAYRPGLERDLEELGLRYFFVDAHAVTGAEPLSASSHFGLAARAATVEQEDAASHEAATFRPHYVADSSVIAFARSVEVSRQVWARHFGYPGDPAYLEFHKRAETSGLHYWAVSGPSHDLGDKAEYDPAAASYRVREQAEHFASLVEDLAVSVADGACIVAPYDAELFGHWWFEGPAWIEAVMRRLAARGAVTPATPSEALTMVPARDALDLPATSWGEGGDFRVWSNAQTDWMWPRIHAAEFAMRDAVRSLPNADPLTKLYLNQAARELLLLSSSDWPFLITTGQAREYAEQRFSEHITRFDDCLAAAKHGGASESARRRLALYAETDNVFARIDYRIFG, from the coding sequence GTGAGTGCAATTCCGGCGCCTTCAATAATTCGTTCGTCTGCGCGCACCGGCCGCGCCGACACATTTGTCCTAGCGCTGCACGCGCATCTGCCGTTCGTCCGAAAAGCCGGCCGCTGGCCGTTCGGCGAAGAGTGGCTGTACGAAGCGATGGCCGGCACGTATCTGCCGCTGCTCGGCGTCTTCGAACGCCTGGCGCACGACGGCGTTGCTGCTCGCGCGGCGGTCGGCATAACGCCTGTGCTGCTCGAACAGCTTGCGGATCCGTATCTGCAAGACGGCTTCACCGAGTATGCCGCGAGAGTCGCAGCTGCAGCCGACGTCGACGCCGAAAACGCGGCCGACTCGGGCCAATCCGCGCGCGCGGCGCTCGCGCGCGATCACGCGCGCCGCTACCGGGAGTTGGCGGCTGACTTCACGGCGCGCGGCGGCGATATCGTCGCTGGCTTCGCCTCGCTAGCGCAAGCGGGCCGCATCGAAATCCTCACGTCTGCTGCCACGCACGCGTTCTTGCCGCTGCTAGCCACGGAGTCGCTCGTGCGAGCCGAACTGCGCGTCGGCGTGGAGACGACGCGCGCGCGTCTCGGCGTCGCGCCGGCCGGCATCTGGCTGCCGGAGTGTGCGTATCGCCCAGGACTCGAGCGCGATCTCGAAGAGCTCGGACTTCGGTATTTCTTCGTAGATGCGCACGCGGTCACGGGCGCGGAGCCGCTTTCGGCGTCGAGTCATTTCGGGCTTGCGGCACGAGCGGCGACCGTTGAGCAAGAAGACGCGGCGTCACACGAGGCTGCGACCTTTCGACCGCATTACGTCGCCGATTCGAGCGTCATCGCATTTGCGCGTTCGGTCGAAGTCAGCCGGCAAGTCTGGGCGCGGCATTTCGGCTATCCGGGAGATCCCGCATACCTCGAGTTCCACAAGCGCGCGGAGACGTCGGGCTTGCATTATTGGGCGGTGAGCGGACCGTCGCACGACCTGGGTGATAAGGCCGAATACGATCCTGCCGCTGCGAGTTATCGCGTGCGCGAGCAGGCGGAGCATTTCGCTTCGCTGGTCGAGGATCTGGCCGTCTCGGTCGCCGACGGCGCGTGCATCGTCGCGCCCTACGACGCCGAGCTCTTCGGACATTGGTGGTTTGAGGGGCCGGCGTGGATCGAAGCAGTCATGCGCAGACTTGCGGCGCGCGGTGCGGTCACCCCGGCCACCCCATCGGAAGCGCTGACGATGGTACCGGCGCGCGACGCGCTCGATCTGCCGGCGACGTCTTGGGGTGAGGGCGGCGACTTCAGAGTCTGGTCGAACGCGCAGACGGACTGGATGTGGCCGCGCATCCACGCCGCCGAGTTCGCGATGCGTGACGCAGTTCGTTCGCTGCCGAACGCAGATCCGCTCACGAAACTGTACCTCAATCAAGCTGCACGCGAACTCTTGTTGCTCAGTTCCAGCGACTGGCCGTTTCTCATCACGACCGGGCAGGCGCGCGAGTACGCGGAGCAGCGGTTCTCGGAACACATCACGCGCTTCGATGACTGTCTCGCAGCCGCTAAACACGGCGGCGCGAGCGAGAGCGCACGGCGCAGACTGGCCCTGTACGCGGAGACCGACAACGTCTTCGCGCGGATCGACTACCGCATCTTCGGTTGA
- the gspE gene encoding type II secretion system ATPase GspE → MAAARAGLAAPRFLNGDRSVLDFIDKKFTDILIEKGVLTAEQLGAATAEATRRKDPLEKVLVEMRVAPKEEIMWARAEELGKIYVDLANRKIDPEIANIVPETIARRHHLICIGKMDKKVTLAMADPTDIFALDDVRLKTGLTPEPVLSFIDDIERALDGIYSSGDSKWQSLITETEEGVDVVKESEEMPDDIVVDAPIVRLADLIVTQAIQQKASDIHIEPFEREIVVRYRIDGVLRIVMNPPKAIQPALISRFKIMANLNIAEKRVPQDGRIQVNLKRDRYDLRVSVLPCIYGESVVMRILDRKSVNVELDKLGFHPQLLEVWKKLIALPNGVLLVTGPTGSGKSTTLYATLNAINDSETKIVTVEDPVEYNITGINQVQVNPKVGLTFAMGLRSFLRQDPDVMMVGEIRDQETALIAVQSALTGHLVLSTLHTNDSVSSVTRLIDMGIEPFLLASSVQGVMAQRLVRTVCSNCKRSVKTIKAVAAKFEEYGIPGESLKLVKGEGCENCNGTGYKGRAGVHELFAMTDEMRRLVLERGLPQEMKKLALDQGLRTLYHDGLLKVAQGITTLEEVLRVAVD, encoded by the coding sequence ATGGCAGCGGCGCGAGCCGGCCTTGCCGCGCCGCGTTTTTTGAATGGGGATCGCTCCGTGCTCGATTTCATCGACAAAAAATTCACCGACATCTTGATCGAGAAAGGCGTGCTGACCGCCGAACAGCTCGGCGCAGCGACGGCCGAAGCGACACGCCGCAAAGATCCGCTCGAAAAAGTTCTCGTCGAGATGCGCGTCGCGCCAAAAGAAGAGATCATGTGGGCGCGGGCCGAGGAGCTAGGCAAGATCTACGTCGATCTCGCGAACCGCAAGATCGACCCCGAAATCGCGAACATCGTCCCCGAGACCATCGCGAGGCGCCATCACCTCATCTGCATCGGCAAGATGGACAAGAAGGTCACGTTGGCGATGGCCGACCCGACCGACATCTTCGCCCTTGACGACGTGCGGCTCAAGACCGGGCTGACACCCGAACCGGTCCTCTCCTTTATCGACGACATCGAGCGCGCGCTCGACGGCATCTATTCGAGCGGCGACAGCAAGTGGCAGTCGTTGATCACGGAGACCGAAGAAGGCGTCGACGTCGTCAAAGAATCCGAGGAGATGCCCGACGACATCGTCGTCGACGCGCCGATCGTGCGCCTTGCGGACCTCATCGTCACGCAGGCGATCCAGCAGAAAGCCTCCGACATCCACATCGAGCCGTTTGAGCGCGAGATCGTCGTGCGCTATCGCATCGACGGCGTGCTGCGCATCGTGATGAATCCGCCCAAGGCCATCCAACCGGCCCTCATCTCTCGATTCAAGATCATGGCGAACCTGAACATCGCTGAAAAGCGCGTTCCACAAGACGGCCGCATCCAGGTCAACCTCAAGCGCGATCGGTATGACTTGCGCGTCTCCGTGCTGCCGTGCATCTACGGCGAATCGGTCGTCATGCGTATTCTCGACCGTAAGAGCGTGAATGTCGAACTCGACAAACTTGGCTTCCACCCGCAGCTGCTCGAGGTGTGGAAAAAGCTGATCGCGCTGCCGAACGGCGTGCTGCTCGTGACCGGTCCGACCGGTTCCGGTAAATCCACGACGCTCTACGCGACGCTCAACGCGATCAACGACAGCGAGACGAAGATCGTGACCGTCGAGGACCCGGTCGAGTACAACATCACCGGCATCAATCAGGTGCAGGTCAATCCAAAGGTCGGCCTGACGTTTGCCATGGGCTTGCGATCGTTCTTGCGTCAGGACCCAGACGTCATGATGGTCGGAGAAATCCGAGACCAGGAGACCGCGCTCATCGCTGTCCAGTCTGCATTGACCGGCCACCTCGTGCTCTCAACGCTGCACACCAACGATTCGGTTTCGTCGGTCACACGACTCATCGACATGGGCATCGAGCCCTTCTTGCTTGCCTCGTCCGTGCAAGGAGTCATGGCACAGCGCTTGGTCCGCACCGTCTGCTCCAACTGCAAGCGCAGCGTCAAGACGATCAAAGCCGTCGCGGCGAAGTTCGAAGAGTACGGCATACCCGGCGAATCGCTAAAGCTCGTGAAAGGCGAAGGCTGCGAGAACTGCAACGGCACCGGATACAAGGGGCGCGCCGGCGTCCACGAATTGTTCGCCATGACGGACGAGATGCGCCGCCTCGTGCTCGAGCGCGGCCTTCCTCAGGAGATGAAGAAACTCGCGCTCGACCAAGGCTTGCGCACGCTGTATCACGACGGTCTATTGAAAGTGGCACAGGGAATCACGACGCTCGAAGAAGTCTTGCGCGTCGCCGTCGACTAG
- a CDS encoding YtxH domain-containing protein produces the protein MSDNDRGDSGLGFLSGLVIGGFAGAVLALVLAPQTGEETRDYIRGKAHEAKGKALDMAYDIKDHAATVAEDLRSQADELVRKGRDLAESTRAQVSDAIESGRKAARSKIDELKND, from the coding sequence ATGTCAGATAACGACCGTGGCGATTCTGGACTCGGGTTTCTCTCAGGTCTCGTGATCGGCGGATTCGCGGGCGCCGTGCTCGCGCTTGTGCTCGCGCCGCAGACGGGCGAAGAGACCCGCGATTATATTCGCGGCAAAGCGCACGAAGCCAAAGGCAAAGCGCTCGACATGGCTTACGACATCAAAGACCACGCTGCGACAGTCGCCGAAGATCTGCGATCGCAAGCAGACGAACTCGTCCGAAAAGGGCGCGATCTGGCAGAGTCCACTCGCGCACAGGTCAGCGACGCGATCGAATCCGGACGCAAAGCGGCCCGGAGCAAGATCGACGAACTCAAGAATGACTAA
- a CDS encoding IscS subfamily cysteine desulfurase — protein MDRIYLDNAATTAVRQEAVDAMLPFLKEAFANPSSPHRSGQRVKTALERARVQTAAALNARPGEIIFTGSGSEADSLAIFGIMHANAERGNHFITSAIEHHAVTHAADRLRRDGADVTILPVDGDGFVRAQDLKSALTDKTVLVSIMHANNEIGTIQPIAELAALAHERGAYFHTDAVQTVGHISADVQVLGVDALSLSAHKFEGPKGIAALYVRKGIRISPLVVGGGQENGRRAGTENVAGAAALATALEMSIAELEQSKQRTSLLRDMLIDGVLRSIPGTALNGPRERRIPNNASLRFTEIEADTLIIGLDMEGIEASTGSACTSGSLEPSHVLTAIGLDTKAARGTVRFSLGRTTTKDEIVRLLTVLPGMIEKLRAMARTLVAGP, from the coding sequence ATGGATCGCATCTATTTGGACAATGCGGCGACGACCGCCGTGCGGCAAGAAGCGGTCGATGCGATGTTGCCTTTTCTAAAGGAAGCATTCGCCAATCCGTCCAGTCCGCATCGCAGCGGTCAGCGCGTGAAGACCGCGCTCGAACGCGCCCGGGTTCAGACTGCGGCGGCGCTCAACGCGCGGCCGGGAGAGATCATCTTCACCGGAAGCGGATCCGAAGCGGACAGCCTCGCGATATTCGGCATCATGCATGCCAACGCGGAGCGCGGCAACCACTTCATCACCTCCGCGATCGAGCACCACGCCGTGACGCACGCTGCCGATCGGCTGCGCCGCGACGGCGCCGATGTGACGATACTGCCGGTGGACGGCGATGGATTCGTCCGCGCGCAAGACCTCAAGAGCGCGTTGACGGACAAGACCGTGCTCGTGAGCATCATGCACGCGAACAACGAGATCGGCACGATCCAACCGATAGCGGAACTCGCGGCGCTCGCACACGAACGCGGCGCGTATTTTCACACGGACGCAGTGCAGACGGTCGGCCACATCAGCGCCGACGTGCAAGTCCTCGGCGTTGATGCGCTCTCGCTCTCAGCGCACAAATTCGAAGGCCCGAAGGGCATCGCCGCGCTGTACGTTCGGAAGGGCATTCGCATCTCGCCGCTTGTCGTTGGCGGCGGCCAGGAGAACGGCCGGCGCGCAGGCACGGAAAACGTGGCCGGCGCCGCGGCGCTCGCGACCGCGCTCGAGATGAGCATCGCGGAATTGGAGCAATCGAAGCAGCGCACGTCGCTCCTGCGCGATATGCTGATCGACGGCGTCTTACGTTCGATTCCGGGCACGGCCCTCAACGGTCCGCGCGAGAGGCGAATCCCGAATAACGCGTCCCTGCGCTTCACGGAGATCGAGGCAGACACGCTGATCATCGGGCTCGATATGGAAGGCATCGAGGCTTCCACGGGAAGCGCATGCACGTCGGGCTCACTGGAGCCCTCGCACGTCTTGACGGCGATCGGCCTCGATACGAAGGCGGCGCGAGGAACCGTGCGATTCTCACTCGGGAGAACCACGACGAAGGACGAGATAGTCCGTTTGCTCACGGTGCTGCCGGGTATGATAGAGAAACTGCGCGCAATGGCGCGCACCTTAGTCGCCGGCCCGTGA
- a CDS encoding L-threonylcarbamoyladenylate synthase: protein MPPNSLRRFTGIPDSAMLSDARACVRSGGTLIFPTETVYGIGCDPDDASAVAAVYAAKRRPPDKPLSLHVAKCADAFPFVTQLTPAALTVMDRLMPGPIALIVARNPKIGAAAVGGAPTISIRCPDDDACRAILTATGPLAATSANISGMTPYDGTNDDFDLLPDATLALVKGPTSWRRESTILDCTAATAKILRSGALSADVIRSTLAGIAELES from the coding sequence ATGCCACCCAACTCGCTGCGCAGATTCACAGGCATTCCGGATAGCGCGATGCTATCGGATGCGCGCGCATGCGTGCGAAGCGGCGGCACGTTGATCTTTCCGACGGAGACCGTGTATGGGATTGGTTGCGATCCCGACGATGCAAGCGCTGTGGCCGCGGTCTATGCCGCGAAGCGGCGGCCGCCGGACAAACCGCTCTCGTTGCACGTCGCGAAGTGCGCCGACGCATTCCCATTTGTCACACAATTAACGCCCGCGGCGCTCACCGTCATGGATAGACTCATGCCGGGTCCGATCGCCCTCATCGTTGCGCGGAATCCCAAAATCGGTGCAGCCGCGGTCGGGGGCGCGCCGACGATCAGCATACGTTGTCCGGATGATGACGCATGTCGCGCGATCCTGACCGCGACGGGTCCGCTTGCGGCGACGTCCGCGAACATCTCCGGCATGACCCCATATGATGGAACAAACGATGACTTCGATCTTCTGCCGGATGCCACGCTCGCGCTCGTCAAAGGGCCGACTAGCTGGCGGCGAGAAAGCACGATTCTTGACTGCACCGCTGCGACCGCAAAAATATTACGCTCCGGCGCTCTTTCCGCAGACGTCATCCGCTCCACGCTGGCCGGCATCGCCGAACTGGAATCTTGA
- a CDS encoding STAS domain-containing protein, giving the protein MTNGETERVDIKVSVRQSDGATGPTVVDLNGEIDVYTSPKVKETISELIDQQHYRLVINLENVRYIDSTGLGVLIGGLKRVREHSGSVNLVCNNPQIRKIFDITGLVKIFGIYDDEKAACESI; this is encoded by the coding sequence ATGACTAACGGGGAAACCGAAAGAGTGGACATCAAAGTCAGCGTTCGGCAATCGGATGGAGCAACTGGTCCGACGGTCGTCGACCTCAATGGTGAGATCGACGTCTACACATCGCCCAAAGTCAAAGAGACGATCTCGGAGCTCATCGACCAGCAGCACTATCGCCTCGTGATCAATTTGGAGAATGTCCGGTACATCGATTCGACCGGGCTGGGCGTTCTCATCGGCGGATTGAAGCGCGTGCGCGAACACAGCGGCAGTGTCAATCTGGTCTGCAACAATCCGCAGATCCGCAAGATCTTCGACATCACGGGGCTCGTCAAGATCTTCGGCATCTACGACGACGAGAAGGCGGCATGCGAGAGCATCTGA
- the lptC gene encoding LPS export ABC transporter periplasmic protein LptC — MNHRAAAALSCTFLIAAISGAAAAPTPRPSGNAPSPAPASSSSGSIVSSGPAQTRFGDLTVNFSEGEGNLKTGDFVMPSTVTGHSSDGTFRGDRAFGNSKRDEVTLIGHVLVHKLGGVGGNGKKPSEPVTLTCDKLQIYNKRKVYIASGNVKVVQGDKTLTAPLMRLDDETHDAALTGGVHADEPPDRTFDAAEVLYNTKTENFKALGGVQATFPLKSSPTPAPPPSFASPLPSAAASPRAPRPSPAPTRGS; from the coding sequence ATGAACCACCGCGCAGCCGCAGCGCTCTCTTGCACCTTTTTGATCGCCGCGATTTCGGGCGCCGCCGCCGCGCCCACGCCGCGTCCGTCCGGTAACGCGCCGTCGCCCGCGCCGGCGTCGTCATCGTCTGGTTCCATCGTCAGTTCCGGCCCCGCGCAGACGCGCTTCGGCGACCTCACCGTCAATTTCAGCGAAGGCGAAGGCAACCTCAAGACCGGTGACTTCGTGATGCCGTCGACCGTGACCGGACACTCCAGCGATGGAACGTTTCGGGGGGATCGCGCATTCGGCAATAGCAAGCGCGACGAAGTCACGCTGATCGGTCACGTTCTCGTGCACAAACTCGGGGGTGTAGGCGGCAACGGAAAGAAGCCGAGCGAACCCGTGACGTTGACGTGCGACAAGCTGCAGATCTATAACAAGCGCAAGGTCTACATCGCGAGCGGCAACGTGAAAGTCGTCCAAGGCGACAAGACGCTCACGGCTCCCCTTATGCGGCTTGACGATGAAACGCACGATGCAGCGCTCACCGGCGGCGTTCACGCGGACGAGCCGCCGGATCGGACCTTCGACGCCGCGGAAGTTCTGTACAACACGAAGACCGAGAATTTCAAGGCGCTCGGCGGCGTGCAGGCGACGTTTCCTCTGAAGTCCTCGCCGACTCCGGCCCCGCCGCCCTCGTTCGCGTCGCCGTTACCGTCGGCGGCGGCATCGCCGCGCGCTCCGCGGCCTTCGCCAGCACCCACGCGCGGCTCATAG
- a CDS encoding ATP-binding protein, whose amino-acid sequence MREHLMPGGVEHSLDGNLQLRIPSRAEWVSVARLAVAGIAHRIDATIDEVEDLKLAVAEACTNCIQHAQGNEEVLVSFEISGRRITVVVEDGGKGFDGRALAPEPLGEPKVGGLGVFLIRSLMDEVDYDFDPLTGTKLTMSKMLGQ is encoded by the coding sequence ATGCGAGAGCATCTGATGCCCGGCGGAGTGGAGCACTCGCTCGACGGGAATCTGCAGCTGCGCATACCGAGCCGCGCAGAATGGGTGAGCGTCGCGCGTCTCGCCGTGGCCGGCATCGCACACCGCATCGACGCGACGATCGACGAAGTCGAAGACTTGAAGCTCGCCGTCGCCGAGGCGTGCACGAATTGTATTCAGCACGCGCAAGGCAATGAGGAAGTGCTGGTCTCGTTCGAGATCTCCGGCCGGCGCATCACGGTCGTGGTCGAAGACGGCGGCAAAGGTTTCGACGGCCGCGCGCTTGCACCCGAACCTCTCGGCGAACCCAAAGTCGGCGGCCTCGGCGTCTTTTTGATCAGGTCTCTCATGGATGAAGTGGACTACGATTTCGATCCGCTGACGGGTACGAAACTCACCATGTCCAAAATGCTTGGGCAATAG
- a CDS encoding metallophosphoesterase family protein, with amino-acid sequence MRVAALYDIHSNLPALEAVLRDVRRETIDRIVVGGDVLPGPMPRETMAFLQDLDIPVEFIRGNGDREVLALLDGDETSGVPEKFRHVVKWTALQLRSDDALAIAAWPPTLQLPIAGLGDVLFCHATPRSDTEIFTRETPEENLLPAFADVSSSLVICGHTHTQFDRMIGAVRVVNAGSVGMPFEERGAYWLQLGPDVRLQRSEYDYEAAAARVRATSYPEADNFAACNILHPPGAL; translated from the coding sequence GTGCGGGTCGCGGCGCTGTATGATATCCATTCGAATCTTCCGGCGCTTGAGGCCGTCCTTCGCGACGTCCGTCGCGAAACAATAGATCGGATCGTCGTCGGCGGCGACGTTCTGCCGGGCCCGATGCCGCGTGAAACGATGGCGTTCTTGCAAGATTTGGACATCCCGGTGGAATTCATCCGCGGCAACGGAGATCGCGAGGTGCTCGCGTTGCTCGACGGCGATGAAACGAGCGGGGTCCCAGAAAAGTTCCGGCACGTGGTGAAATGGACCGCGTTGCAGCTGCGATCCGATGATGCGTTGGCGATCGCCGCCTGGCCGCCGACGTTGCAGCTCCCGATCGCAGGGCTCGGTGACGTTTTATTCTGTCACGCGACGCCGCGAAGCGACACGGAGATCTTCACGCGCGAAACGCCTGAAGAGAACCTGCTGCCGGCCTTCGCCGATGTCAGTTCGTCGTTGGTCATCTGCGGTCACACGCACACGCAGTTCGATCGGATGATCGGCGCGGTTCGGGTGGTGAACGCAGGCAGCGTCGGCATGCCCTTCGAGGAGCGCGGCGCATATTGGCTGCAGCTCGGTCCGGATGTCCGATTGCAGCGTTCGGAATACGACTACGAAGCAGCTGCCGCGCGCGTGCGCGCAACCAGCTATCCGGAAGCCGACAACTTTGCCGCGTGCAATATTCTGCATCCGCCCGGCGCGCTGTAG
- a CDS encoding SigB/SigF/SigG family RNA polymerase sigma factor — protein sequence MSARPTERSEERFDRERTRTLFRSFAESRDPAIREELVLAHVNLVRYLAARFANRGELADDLIQVGTLGLIKAIDRYDVTRGVEFTTYATPTIIGEIKRHFRDKGWAVKVPRRLQELNLAVNRSVEKLAVELGRSPTVRDLSERLGASDEEIIEAQELGQAYNLLSLDTEMGQDGETRSATLLDYVGKVDGGFAALDDRAGLERGFTVLDKRERVIIYLRFFENLSQADIAKRMNVSQMHVSRLQQRALSKLQQYLQDA from the coding sequence ATGTCCGCACGACCCACCGAGCGCTCGGAAGAGCGTTTCGACCGCGAACGCACACGCACGCTTTTTCGTTCGTTCGCAGAATCGCGCGATCCGGCGATTCGTGAAGAGCTCGTACTCGCACACGTAAATCTCGTCCGATATCTCGCCGCCCGCTTCGCCAATCGCGGCGAATTGGCCGACGATCTTATCCAAGTCGGCACGCTCGGTTTGATCAAGGCGATCGACCGCTATGATGTGACGCGCGGCGTCGAGTTCACGACGTATGCCACGCCGACGATCATCGGCGAGATCAAACGCCACTTCCGCGACAAGGGCTGGGCGGTCAAAGTGCCGCGGCGGCTTCAAGAGCTCAATCTCGCGGTCAATCGTTCGGTCGAGAAGCTCGCCGTGGAACTCGGCCGCTCGCCCACGGTGCGCGACCTGTCGGAGCGTCTCGGCGCGAGCGACGAAGAGATCATCGAAGCGCAGGAACTCGGACAGGCGTACAATCTGCTCTCGCTTGACACCGAAATGGGCCAAGACGGAGAGACGCGTTCGGCAACCCTTCTCGATTATGTCGGGAAAGTCGACGGCGGTTTCGCCGCACTCGACGACCGAGCCGGCCTGGAACGCGGGTTCACCGTCCTCGACAAACGCGAACGCGTCATCATCTATCTGCGTTTCTTCGAAAACCTATCGCAAGCCGATATCGCCAAACGCATGAACGTCTCGCAGATGCACGTCTCACGCCTGCAGCAGCGCGCGCTGTCGAAGCTGCAGCAGTATCTCCAAGACGCCTGA
- a CDS encoding replication-associated recombination protein A has product MSDEPMLFGERAFDDTAQEALPIGAPLAARMRPRSLAEFVGQGHALAPGSGLRSALERGNPPSMILWGPPGTGKTTLARLAAAAGDARLVQLSAVSAGVADLRRAVADAKRLLSASGRRTVLFIDEIHRFNKGQQDAILPYVERGDVTLIGATTENPSFEVNSALLSRTRVVVLRPLEDADILTLLDRALADEERGLSGRVRLDAPARAQLAAASGGDARIALNALELAAEIALTRDGADAIVKSGDVEEALQRRALRYDKAGDEHYDVISAFIKSVRDSDADAAVYYLARMLEAGEDPLFVARRLVVLSCEDVGLADPHALPLAMAAFQATHAIGMPEALYPLTEATIYLSRAPKSNSGLRAYFGAKEAIDETGALPVPLHLRNAVTGLMRELGYGAGYKYAHDYEKARVDQQHLPDELAGRKFYEPGENER; this is encoded by the coding sequence ATGAGTGACGAGCCGATGCTTTTCGGCGAGCGCGCGTTCGATGATACCGCGCAAGAAGCGTTGCCGATCGGCGCTCCACTCGCTGCGCGCATGCGTCCGCGCTCGCTGGCCGAATTCGTCGGCCAGGGCCATGCGCTAGCGCCGGGCTCGGGATTGCGCTCGGCGCTCGAGCGCGGCAATCCGCCGTCAATGATCCTTTGGGGGCCGCCCGGCACCGGCAAGACGACGTTAGCGCGCCTTGCCGCCGCCGCCGGCGACGCGCGCCTCGTCCAACTTTCCGCGGTCAGCGCCGGCGTGGCGGATCTTCGACGGGCTGTCGCCGACGCGAAGCGGCTGCTTTCGGCATCCGGCAGACGCACCGTCTTGTTCATCGATGAGATCCACCGCTTCAACAAGGGTCAGCAAGACGCGATACTTCCCTACGTCGAGCGGGGCGACGTCACCCTGATCGGCGCGACGACGGAGAACCCGTCGTTTGAAGTCAACAGCGCACTTCTGTCGCGCACGCGGGTCGTCGTGCTCAGGCCGCTCGAAGATGCCGATATCCTCACGCTCCTCGACCGCGCGCTCGCGGACGAGGAGCGCGGATTGTCCGGCCGCGTGCGTTTGGACGCGCCTGCGCGCGCACAGCTCGCCGCGGCGTCGGGCGGCGACGCGCGGATCGCTTTGAATGCGCTGGAACTCGCCGCGGAGATCGCGCTGACGCGCGACGGCGCGGACGCCATCGTGAAGTCGGGCGACGTAGAAGAAGCGTTGCAGCGGCGCGCGCTTCGCTACGACAAGGCGGGCGACGAGCACTACGACGTCATCTCTGCCTTCATCAAATCGGTGCGCGACAGCGACGCCGACGCCGCCGTCTACTATCTCGCACGCATGCTCGAAGCCGGTGAGGATCCGCTTTTCGTCGCGCGGCGGCTCGTCGTGCTCTCTTGCGAGGATGTCGGGCTTGCGGATCCTCACGCGCTGCCGCTCGCCATGGCCGCATTCCAAGCGACCCATGCGATCGGCATGCCCGAGGCGCTGTATCCGCTTACCGAGGCGACGATCTACCTTAGCCGGGCGCCGAAGAGCAATTCCGGTTTGCGCGCGTACTTCGGGGCGAAGGAAGCAATCGACGAGACCGGCGCACTGCCAGTGCCGCTGCACCTGCGCAACGCGGTGACCGGTCTGATGCGCGAACTCGGGTACGGCGCCGGTTATAAATACGCGCACGATTACGAGAAGGCGCGCGTCGATCAGCAGCATTTACCGGACGAACTCGCCGGCCGCAAATTCTACGAACCCGGCGAAAACGAGAGGTAG